The Raphanus sativus cultivar WK10039 chromosome 6, ASM80110v3, whole genome shotgun sequence sequence TGTGTCTTTTATCTGGTTgtctttaatttttgttttatggaGATTATGGACCTTGTTTTAACAAGTTCCAACGTCATGCGTTTTGTAGGTGTATTCCGTTTAGGTATATAGACTCTGACGAAGAAGATGGTAATGAGAAAGTGGTTCAAGTGTTGATGATCAGCTCATCTAGTGGACCTGGGCTTTTGTTTCCCAAGGTATACAGACAATGcagtttcttttctttctctggAAACGAAGTAACATTTGTGATTCATATATAGGGAGGATGGGAGAATGATGAGACAGTCAAAGAAGCTGCAGTAAGGGAAGCAGTGGAAGAAGCAGGAGTCCGTGGGATTCTAATGGTAAAAAGTAAAAACCCTTTTGGCACTGTGTAGCCCTTTGTTAATTTTAGCACAATGTGTGTGTGTTAAAAGTTTGATTTAACTTGCAGGATTTCTTGGGAGACTATGAGTTCAAGAGCAAAACACACCAAGATGAGTGTAGCCCTGAAGGGTTATGTAAAGCGGCGATGTACGCCTTGTATGTGAAGGAAGAGCTAGAGACGTGGCCGGAACAGAAGACGAGAACAAGGACATGGCTGACTATTGGAGAAGCTGTGGAGAGTTGCAGGCACGCTTGGATGAAGGATGCGTTGGTTGATGGGTTCTGTAAATGGCGTAAGGAGAAGGTTACAACAGATGAAGATTGATGTTAAAGTGTGGATAAAAACTCTGAAGCTGGTTTTCATTccttatgattttgtttttactctctctctctctcttttcatgGAGAAGCTTGCGGCTGCGAAACCTGGTAGTTTTttcaaagtttacaaaaaaaatcagttgTTTTCCTTTTAAACAGTTGTCTTCATCATCTTTCAATAATTCTGAAAAGAAAGACAGCTCATGACAATCATGTTTAGTATTATTAATTCATGATTAAGAAGTTTTGATATAACTATTAGCTGCCTTTTGCATGATTCAGATGCTTATAATTATGAATTCATAATGTTacatattgatttttaaaaaaattcattacaACTATAGTTGAATGAAAACTCCAATGTCCTGGCTTTTTCTATCTCATCATTATCAGTTCAGTGCTGTAATGCATCTAAGAGTTCTTGAACCAATGATAATAACATGTGCTTCCATATAACATGTGCTACCATATTCCATATACCAGGAAACATATTGGACCATTGTAGCAAATCGTAGCCAACAGAAACACATTAGCTGTGGCACTTATAATTTGAAAAGGTAATAAATAAACAGTTAAACCAATATGGAACAAGAGCAACAAGGAACTTGATAAAACACCCGGTTCAGCAGAACCGGAACCATAATCGATTGTTTTATTAACATGTCTTCATCAGAGGGCCACCGCACAAACACTGGTTGTCACTAAACGACGACGCTTCAAGGTGATCAAAAGGAGAACCGGTTGGAATAGGCCCACAAAGCTTGTTGTTGCTGATATCGAGATGGCCCACGAACTTAGCTGAAGATAGCGAGTCAGGGATCCGACCCGCTAGATTATTGTAAGACAAATCAAGCGCCACGAAATAGGTCGTGGATCCGAAAACGTCGGGTATTGTTCCTTCCAGCGCGTTTCGGCTCAAattcaaaacaccaaaaccGGAATTGCTGAGAATCGAACCGGGGATAGGACCGGTTAACGAGTTGCAATCGAGATTCAAAAGAGAGAGCACCTTCATGTTACCCACCCATTCCGGTATCGGACCCTCGATATGGTTCCTCGATAGATCCAGATCCGCTAACCGGTCCATACCGGAGATCGACTCCGGAAGCGGACCGGTTAGTTCGTTACGGCCCAGTAACGCCCTGCTCAGCATCTTCAACGATCCGAAATCCGCCGGGATCTCGCCGGAGATTCCGTTTTCCGTCAGCTCGAGATGCTTCAGCTCCGCGAGCGACGTCAGCGACGCCGGAATCTCGCCGGACATCCGATTCTCGGCGAGGTTCAGAACGCCGAGCTTGGTGAGTTTGCCGATATCGGCTGGAATCTCTCCGGTGATCCTGTTTCCGGCGAGGTCGAGGATGCGGAGAGAGGCTAAGGAGGTTATGCAAGGAGGAATCTCGCCGGAGATTCCTTTCCAGTCGGCGAGGACGAAGGAATTGAGCGAGGTTAAGCCGCAAACCGCCGGGTCAATCGAACCGGTCATATAACCGGACCGGCCTGCTTTTTGAAAAATGGCGTCTTCGGATTCGCCACGGAGAGAAATATCAGTGACCCGACCCGAGTCCGGATCGCAGCTAATGCCGTACCATCCTTTGCAACAGTCTGTGTTTTCGGACCAAGTGTTGAAGATGCCGAGGTTTGGTTCGCTCAGTGACGACTTGAACGCATTGAGAGCCGTCTGATCGGAAGGGGAGCATGATCGGACGATGGAGATGACTGAGATGAAAGTCACGGCGAGTAGTGACCAGAGCGGCGATGTCAGcatttttgtcatttttgaaataaatatatgatagTGAAGAGACTTGTGTTA is a genomic window containing:
- the LOC130497007 gene encoding nudix hydrolase 16, mitochondrial-like; translated protein: MCDLVARTGRLQQRYKDGSRLVAGCIPFRYIDSDEEDGNEKVVQVLMISSSSGPGLLFPKGGWENDETVKEAAVREAVEEAGVRGILMDFLGDYEFKSKTHQDECSPEGLCKAAMYALYVKEELETWPEQKTRTRTWLTIGEAVESCRHAWMKDALVDGFCKWRKEKVTTDED
- the LOC130497006 gene encoding DNA damage-repair/toleration protein DRT100-like, with product MTKMLTSPLWSLLAVTFISVISIVRSCSPSDQTALNAFKSSLSEPNLGIFNTWSENTDCCKGWYGISCDPDSGRVTDISLRGESEDAIFQKAGRSGYMTGSIDPAVCGLTSLNSFVLADWKGISGEIPPCITSLASLRILDLAGNRITGEIPADIGKLTKLGVLNLAENRMSGEIPASLTSLAELKHLELTENGISGEIPADFGSLKMLSRALLGRNELTGPLPESISGMDRLADLDLSRNHIEGPIPEWVGNMKVLSLLNLDCNSLTGPIPGSILSNSGFGVLNLSRNALEGTIPDVFGSTTYFVALDLSYNNLAGRIPDSLSSAKFVGHLDISNNKLCGPIPTGSPFDHLEASSFSDNQCLCGGPLMKTC